Proteins encoded together in one Neobacillus sp. FSL H8-0543 window:
- a CDS encoding nucleotidyltransferase family protein: MEAIVLAAGYSSRANAFKMTLQLGQMTVLEHTISKFEGLCSRVIIVAGFQAELIQNEIAKIISKNAYSFQIKFVYNENFNLGMFSSIQKGCTEVTTETFFITPGDCPLVKQETVQRIAEHKGKVVIPSFLYKGGHPIKLSEQVKQKILESNPESNLRVVLGGFEKTYINEDDPGVLMDVDTQEDYQKASNYNKAFFK; the protein is encoded by the coding sequence ATGGAAGCAATCGTCTTAGCTGCTGGCTATTCCAGCCGAGCAAATGCCTTTAAAATGACCTTGCAACTGGGGCAAATGACCGTGTTGGAGCATACGATTTCTAAATTTGAAGGTTTATGCAGCAGGGTCATCATCGTGGCTGGGTTTCAAGCAGAACTCATCCAAAACGAAATTGCCAAAATCATCAGTAAAAATGCCTATTCTTTTCAGATAAAGTTTGTTTATAATGAAAATTTTAACCTGGGAATGTTTAGTTCCATTCAAAAGGGCTGCACAGAGGTAACTACCGAAACTTTCTTCATCACACCGGGAGATTGTCCGCTTGTTAAACAAGAGACAGTTCAGCGAATAGCCGAACATAAAGGGAAAGTCGTGATTCCCAGCTTTCTATATAAAGGAGGTCACCCTATTAAACTATCAGAACAAGTGAAACAAAAAATCCTCGAATCCAACCCAGAAAGTAATTTGCGTGTGGTCCTTGGCGGTTTTGAAAAGACATACATCAATGAAGATGATCCAGGAGTATTAATGGATGTAGATACGCAAGAGGATTATCAAAAAGCTAGTAATTATAATAAAGCTTTTTTTAAATGA
- a CDS encoding methyltransferase domain-containing protein, with the protein MTNWNAELYDDKHKFVSNFGGALVSLLDPQKEEKILDIGCGTGDLAFEISKSGAHVIGIDASESIIMAAKEKYPDLRFNVQDAEHLSFPHQFHAIFSNAAIHWMKNQQQIVQNCYDSLLPSGRFVAELGGARNIQSILNAIKVASNRLSLTYDMAQFPWVFPTKEEMTDHLMNAGFHVIKIEHYERPTPLVGEDGIRSWLEMFSNNMFKHFTLNEKEMVYSECERILRPQLYKENGWVADYWRLRFIAQKI; encoded by the coding sequence ATGACTAATTGGAATGCAGAACTTTATGATGACAAACACAAATTTGTTTCGAATTTTGGTGGAGCGCTTGTTTCCCTTTTAGATCCACAAAAAGAGGAAAAAATTTTAGATATTGGCTGTGGAACTGGCGATTTAGCATTTGAAATTTCAAAGAGCGGAGCACATGTGATCGGAATTGATGCATCAGAGTCCATAATTATGGCAGCCAAGGAGAAATATCCAGATTTACGATTTAACGTCCAAGATGCCGAACACCTTTCTTTCCCACACCAATTCCATGCTATTTTTTCAAATGCTGCCATTCATTGGATGAAAAATCAGCAACAAATTGTTCAAAATTGTTATGATTCCCTTCTTCCCAGTGGCCGTTTCGTTGCAGAATTAGGGGGAGCGAGAAATATTCAATCCATCCTTAATGCAATAAAGGTAGCATCCAATCGTTTATCCCTTACGTATGACATGGCTCAATTTCCCTGGGTGTTTCCAACAAAAGAAGAAATGACAGATCATTTAATGAATGCGGGGTTTCATGTCATTAAAATAGAACATTACGAACGACCAACTCCTTTAGTGGGAGAAGACGGTATTCGTAGTTGGCTCGAAATGTTTAGCAACAATATGTTCAAACATTTTACTTTGAATGAAAAAGAAATGGTCTATAGCGAATGTGAACGTATTCTACGTCCACAACTATATAAGGAGAACGGATGGGTTGCGGATTATTGGCGCCTTCGTTTCATTGCACAAAAAATATAA
- the katG gene encoding catalase/peroxidase HPI, with protein sequence MDAKENVNIEGCPFHGGATSNKSSGTSNRDWWPNALNLNILHQHDRKSNPMGEDFDYAEEFKKLDYDAFKQDLRNLMKESQDWWPADYGHYGPFFIRMSWHAAGTYRTGDGRGGGGTGNQRFAPLNSWPDNVSLDKARRLLWPIKQKYGNKISWADLLVLAGNVAIEDMGGPIIGFGAGRADIWHPEEDIHWGTETEWLGDNRYTGERELDNPLAAVQMGLIYVNPEGPNGKPDPIASGRDIRETFARMGMNDEETVALIAGGHTFGKAHGAGDASHVGPEPEAAPLELQGLGWQSSYGSGKGRDTIGSGIEGAWTANPTQWDNGFFDLLFGYEWWLTKSPAGAWIWHVVDPDEKHLAPDAEDPSIKVPTMMTTADMALRSDPIYEKISRRFHENPEEFANVFARAWFKLIHRDMGPKARYLGPEVPEEDFIWQDPVPTGNYDLTEAEVAEIKARILDSGLTVSKLVTTAWASASTYRGSDHRGGANGARIRLAPQKDWEVNQPEQLAQVLQVLEGIQKELDINVSMADLIVLGGSAAIEKAAQDAGFDVTVPFAPGRGDATQEQTDAESFDVLEPVADGFRNYQKKQYSVSPEELLVDKAQLLNLTAPELTALVGGMRVLGTNYGGTGHGVFTDSVGKLTNDFFVNLLDMGVQWKPVGENLYQGHDRRTGEVVCTATRVDLVFGSNSVLRAIAEVYAQDDNKEKFVRDFVAAWVKVMNADRFDLKSVDLKSAQLASK encoded by the coding sequence ATGGATGCAAAAGAAAACGTCAACATCGAAGGATGCCCGTTTCACGGCGGTGCTACAAGTAACAAATCAAGTGGTACGTCAAATCGAGACTGGTGGCCAAACGCTTTAAATTTGAATATTCTTCATCAGCATGACAGGAAATCTAATCCTATGGGAGAAGACTTTGATTATGCAGAGGAATTTAAAAAGTTAGACTACGATGCATTTAAGCAAGATCTTCGCAACCTAATGAAAGAAAGTCAAGATTGGTGGCCTGCTGACTACGGACATTATGGTCCATTCTTTATCCGTATGTCTTGGCACGCTGCAGGTACATATCGTACAGGTGATGGCCGTGGTGGTGGCGGAACGGGTAACCAACGTTTTGCCCCGCTTAACAGTTGGCCTGACAACGTTAGCCTTGATAAAGCGCGACGACTCCTATGGCCAATTAAGCAAAAGTATGGTAACAAGATCTCTTGGGCAGACCTGCTAGTCCTAGCAGGAAATGTAGCTATTGAAGACATGGGTGGTCCAATCATTGGTTTTGGAGCAGGACGTGCAGACATTTGGCATCCAGAAGAAGACATCCACTGGGGTACTGAAACAGAATGGCTTGGTGATAATCGTTACACTGGTGAACGCGAGCTTGATAATCCACTAGCTGCCGTTCAAATGGGGCTTATCTATGTGAACCCAGAAGGTCCAAACGGTAAACCAGATCCTATTGCATCGGGGCGTGATATTCGTGAAACCTTTGCACGTATGGGAATGAACGATGAAGAAACTGTTGCATTAATAGCTGGCGGTCATACGTTTGGTAAGGCACACGGCGCAGGGGATGCTTCTCATGTTGGTCCTGAGCCAGAGGCCGCTCCCCTTGAACTACAAGGCTTAGGCTGGCAAAGCTCTTACGGTAGTGGTAAAGGTCGTGATACGATTGGTAGCGGTATTGAAGGAGCTTGGACTGCTAATCCAACACAGTGGGATAATGGTTTCTTTGATTTATTATTTGGATATGAATGGTGGCTTACAAAGAGTCCGGCAGGTGCATGGATATGGCATGTAGTAGATCCAGATGAGAAGCATCTTGCACCAGATGCAGAAGATCCATCTATTAAAGTTCCAACGATGATGACCACAGCTGACATGGCATTACGGTCTGATCCAATATACGAGAAGATTTCTCGTCGATTCCATGAGAACCCTGAAGAGTTTGCAAATGTATTTGCTCGTGCATGGTTTAAACTCATCCATCGTGACATGGGCCCTAAAGCTAGATACCTTGGTCCAGAAGTTCCAGAAGAAGATTTTATCTGGCAAGATCCTGTGCCGACTGGAAATTATGATTTAACAGAAGCTGAAGTAGCTGAGATTAAAGCAAGAATCCTAGACTCAGGACTTACCGTCAGCAAGCTAGTAACAACTGCTTGGGCTTCTGCAAGTACCTATCGCGGTTCAGATCATCGCGGAGGTGCCAATGGTGCCCGCATCCGTCTAGCTCCACAGAAGGATTGGGAAGTGAATCAACCAGAACAACTTGCACAAGTGCTTCAAGTACTAGAAGGCATACAAAAGGAATTAGATATAAATGTCAGCATGGCCGATTTGATTGTTCTAGGCGGTAGTGCTGCAATAGAAAAAGCTGCTCAAGATGCAGGCTTTGATGTAACGGTACCCTTTGCTCCTGGACGTGGTGATGCAACACAAGAGCAAACAGATGCAGAAAGCTTTGATGTACTTGAGCCTGTTGCAGATGGTTTCCGCAACTATCAAAAGAAACAATATAGTGTAAGTCCAGAAGAGCTTTTAGTAGATAAAGCTCAGCTCTTAAACCTAACTGCACCAGAACTGACGGCTCTTGTTGGAGGTATGCGTGTTCTAGGTACCAACTATGGTGGCACAGGGCATGGCGTATTCACTGATTCTGTAGGCAAACTCACGAATGACTTCTTTGTCAACTTGCTTGACATGGGGGTGCAATGGAAGCCTGTCGGAGAAAACCTCTATCAGGGACACGATCGCCGTACAGGTGAAGTCGTGTGTACAGCAACGAGAGTGGACCTAGTGTTCGGTTCGAACTCCGTTCTACGGGCTATTGCAGAAGTTTACGCTCAAGATGATAACAAAGAAAAGTTTGTACGTGACTTTGTCGCTGCCTGGGTCAAGGTAATGAATGCTGATCGCTTCGATCTTAAGAGCGTTGACCTTAAGAGTGCTCAACTAGCAAGTAAGTAA
- a CDS encoding Fur-regulated basic protein FbpA — protein MRIKDEKKRQKLINKLIFLNVYNREDQQLYELSLSKLEFEYRRFKLQNHPHGEFGSIQWV, from the coding sequence ATGAGAATTAAGGATGAAAAAAAGCGACAAAAACTTATCAATAAATTAATTTTTTTGAACGTATATAACAGAGAAGATCAACAGCTTTATGAGTTGTCACTGTCGAAATTAGAATTTGAATATAGAAGATTTAAATTGCAAAACCATCCACACGGGGAGTTTGGGTCAATTCAGTGGGTTTAA
- the rbsK gene encoding ribokinase — MKKILVIGSLNMDLVTHVPHLPIPGETIHSTKFQKSPGGKGANQAVAAAKLGGDVAMIGRVGSDDHGQVLVNNLKAAGVDITGIQESGTTGMAFINVSTDGENNIVLVHGANGQVNRADIYQFLHMIKNCEMIIMQLEIPLDVVEYVVDLAAEFKKKVLLNPAPAQQLTEGMLRKVHTLIPNETELEQITGMPVATMEQVAAAAHKLQSNGVARIIVTLGDKGSYLVNEELEVHIPAEKVTPVDTTAAGDSYIAAFAVGLTKGMSDVEAAKFATKVAAIVVTKEGAQPSLPTLEEVGEQLQSRP, encoded by the coding sequence TTGAAAAAAATACTAGTAATTGGGAGCTTGAACATGGATTTGGTAACCCATGTTCCACACCTTCCAATTCCAGGTGAAACGATTCATAGTACCAAGTTTCAAAAAAGTCCCGGGGGGAAAGGCGCCAACCAAGCTGTTGCCGCCGCAAAATTGGGAGGAGACGTCGCCATGATCGGACGGGTAGGTTCGGATGATCATGGGCAGGTGCTAGTAAATAATTTGAAAGCCGCTGGTGTTGATATCACCGGAATCCAGGAATCAGGAACCACCGGCATGGCCTTTATCAATGTAAGTACAGATGGAGAAAACAACATAGTTTTAGTACATGGCGCAAACGGTCAAGTAAACCGTGCAGACATCTACCAGTTCCTTCATATGATTAAGAACTGTGAAATGATCATCATGCAGCTGGAGATTCCGCTGGATGTCGTGGAATATGTGGTGGACCTGGCTGCGGAGTTTAAGAAAAAAGTCCTATTAAATCCGGCACCCGCGCAACAGTTGACTGAGGGGATGCTTCGAAAAGTTCATACATTGATACCAAATGAAACAGAGCTGGAGCAGATTACGGGGATGCCGGTTGCCACGATGGAGCAAGTGGCAGCGGCTGCCCATAAACTGCAATCAAACGGTGTGGCTAGAATCATCGTGACATTGGGGGATAAGGGCTCCTATTTAGTGAATGAGGAACTCGAAGTTCATATTCCAGCGGAAAAAGTCACGCCGGTCGATACTACAGCTGCAGGCGACTCGTATATTGCCGCCTTCGCCGTAGGCCTGACCAAAGGTATGAGCGATGTGGAGGCTGCTAAATTTGCAACCAAAGTCGCTGCGATTGTCGTCACAAAAGAAGGTGCACAACCATCACTGCCAACACTAGAAGAAGTAGGGGAACAGTTACAGTCGCGGCCATAG
- a CDS encoding ABC transporter ATP-binding protein, whose protein sequence is MSFLTLDNVSYSYPNGFKAVENVSMSFKKGEAVAIIGQNGAGKTTAVKLMNGLLKPQEGNVTIDGWNTKDYTTAQISRKVGYVFQNPDDQIFHSDIYSEIEFAPKMLGLPPEKIKENVMKAAELAGVVPFLKEHPYNLPFSMRKFVTIASVLAMDSSVIILDEPTAGQDLLAMERLGAIIRTLTAEGKTVITITHDMEFVVNNFDSVIVMANRKKIAEGNKRDIFWNTEVLMESMLKQPHISRVSRTLQLEEKILSIDEMIHNLQR, encoded by the coding sequence ATGTCATTCTTAACGCTGGACAATGTGTCCTACTCTTACCCGAACGGCTTTAAGGCAGTAGAAAATGTCAGTATGTCGTTTAAAAAAGGTGAAGCCGTAGCGATTATCGGGCAAAACGGGGCGGGGAAAACCACCGCCGTTAAATTAATGAATGGCTTGTTAAAACCACAAGAAGGCAATGTCACCATCGATGGCTGGAATACGAAGGACTATACGACGGCGCAAATTTCACGGAAAGTCGGGTATGTGTTTCAAAACCCGGATGATCAAATTTTTCACAGTGATATCTATAGTGAAATTGAGTTTGCTCCGAAAATGCTCGGTTTGCCCCCGGAAAAAATCAAAGAAAATGTGATGAAAGCTGCCGAGCTTGCGGGCGTCGTCCCTTTTTTAAAAGAGCATCCTTATAATTTGCCGTTTTCAATGAGGAAGTTTGTCACGATCGCATCCGTACTGGCTATGGACTCAAGTGTGATTATCCTCGATGAGCCAACTGCGGGTCAGGATTTGTTGGCGATGGAACGCTTGGGTGCGATTATCCGCACCTTGACCGCCGAAGGAAAAACCGTGATAACGATTACACATGATATGGAATTTGTCGTCAATAATTTTGACAGTGTGATTGTCATGGCCAATCGGAAAAAGATTGCTGAAGGAAATAAACGGGACATCTTTTGGAATACGGAAGTTTTAATGGAAAGTATGCTCAAGCAGCCGCATATCAGCCGTGTGAGCCGGACCCTGCAATTAGAGGAGAAGATATTGTCAATTGACGAGATGATTCATAATTTACAACGTTAG
- a CDS encoding ABC transporter ATP-binding protein, producing the protein MSYIQLKNVAYRYPIGHGDVLKGINVEIEKGGFYALIGANGSGKTTFCNVLRGFVPHFYKGDLRGDVLIDGKDIREWDMGELAQKIGYVFQNPFTQISGVKDTVFEEIAYGLENLGVEVEEIKQRVHDVIELLGIGYLREKNPNELSGGQKQRVALASIIVMDPDILVIDEPTSQLDPQGTEEIFKIIELMKLKGQTIILAEHKIELIAEKAEQVIVFKDGEVVMQGPTEEILTDEQVLEHGAALPQYALLGLEMRKRNWGIDRIPLTEKQAIETVRAVMEQQEARTVDSAADEHPKQTVQSVAAAKEGQVCHS; encoded by the coding sequence ATGAGTTATATTCAACTGAAAAATGTAGCATACAGGTACCCGATCGGTCATGGTGATGTATTAAAGGGAATAAATGTCGAGATTGAGAAGGGCGGGTTTTACGCACTGATTGGTGCCAATGGCAGCGGAAAAACCACATTTTGTAACGTTCTGCGCGGCTTTGTTCCTCATTTTTATAAAGGGGATTTGCGCGGCGATGTGCTGATTGACGGTAAGGACATCCGGGAATGGGACATGGGTGAGCTGGCGCAGAAAATCGGCTATGTTTTCCAGAATCCATTTACCCAGATCAGCGGTGTGAAGGACACTGTTTTTGAGGAAATTGCCTACGGCCTAGAAAATCTCGGTGTCGAGGTTGAGGAAATTAAGCAGCGGGTCCATGATGTAATTGAGTTGCTCGGGATTGGCTATTTACGTGAGAAAAATCCAAACGAGCTTTCAGGCGGGCAGAAGCAGCGGGTTGCGTTGGCTTCAATCATTGTTATGGATCCGGATATTTTGGTCATCGACGAGCCGACCTCGCAGCTTGACCCTCAGGGGACGGAAGAAATCTTTAAAATCATTGAGCTGATGAAGCTAAAAGGACAAACGATTATTCTAGCTGAGCATAAAATTGAATTAATTGCCGAAAAAGCGGAACAGGTCATTGTTTTTAAGGACGGCGAAGTGGTGATGCAAGGCCCGACGGAAGAAATTCTTACGGATGAACAAGTACTGGAACACGGTGCCGCCCTGCCGCAATATGCGTTATTAGGCCTGGAAATGAGGAAGCGGAATTGGGGTATTGACCGGATTCCGCTGACAGAGAAGCAAGCGATTGAGACAGTGCGAGCAGTGATGGAACAGCAGGAGGCACGCACGGTTGACTCAGCGGCAGACGAGCATCCTAAACAGACCGTTCAATCAGTGGCGGCAGCAAAGGAGGGACAGGTATGTCATTCTTAA
- a CDS encoding energy-coupling factor transporter transmembrane component T, whose product MKGIDKMEKSKNLILDLYPSTKFLISLFMIISVFIVEGYLYGYLMVPLSLLIALYAGVFKELFSLVMKTLFVLTIFIFMIQSFFYPGDTILWSWSFLSLRQEGIDFAMLLTSRIAAIGSALLLFFRITSVKDIVYSLEMLGLPPKVTYVVLSTLTIIPEMKKLSLAIMDAQKTRGVETEGNLRVRAKAFLPTLTPLILTSVASTEERALTLEARAFTAPVKKTSLYRIDKTKKDTVVRILLLILLVTIIVWRVAL is encoded by the coding sequence ATGAAAGGGATTGACAAAATGGAGAAATCCAAAAATCTGATTCTTGATCTGTATCCCAGCACGAAATTCTTGATTTCCTTATTTATGATCATTTCTGTTTTCATTGTAGAAGGGTATCTATATGGGTACTTAATGGTGCCACTAAGCCTTTTGATTGCCTTATATGCGGGAGTTTTTAAAGAGTTATTTAGCTTGGTGATGAAAACTCTTTTTGTCTTAACGATCTTTATCTTTATGATTCAAAGTTTTTTCTATCCGGGCGATACGATCCTTTGGAGCTGGAGTTTTCTTTCTCTTAGACAAGAAGGTATTGATTTTGCTATGTTGCTGACATCCAGGATTGCGGCAATCGGTTCGGCGCTGCTGTTATTTTTTCGTATTACATCGGTAAAGGATATCGTGTATTCGCTAGAAATGCTTGGCCTCCCTCCCAAGGTTACTTACGTGGTCTTATCAACGTTAACGATCATCCCGGAGATGAAGAAATTATCGCTGGCTATTATGGACGCTCAAAAAACACGCGGTGTCGAAACAGAAGGCAATTTACGTGTGCGCGCCAAAGCCTTCCTGCCAACGCTGACGCCGTTGATCCTTACTTCGGTGGCAAGCACAGAGGAGCGTGCGCTGACGCTAGAAGCCAGGGCCTTCACGGCTCCTGTAAAAAAAACTAGCCTATACCGAATAGACAAAACGAAAAAAGACACCGTTGTGAGAATCCTATTATTGATTCTACTGGTCACCATAATTGTCTGGAGGGTAGCTTTATGA
- a CDS encoding ECF transporter S component has protein sequence MKKGLKHDFTLIAILLIPIGVAINVVISQLVQVLRIPLYLDAIGTMLVAMIAGPWVGMVTGGLTNVIKSIFAPTELPFAIVSMIIGLTVGYFSIKKMFTSIGKTLIAGIILTLIVIISATPISVLLYGGSTGDASSSVTAVLLASGQQIWEAVFTKNIIVESIDKILSLLITYTIVKKMSDRYLSKHNYGGNFFKS, from the coding sequence ATGAAAAAAGGTCTGAAGCATGATTTTACACTGATAGCAATTTTACTTATTCCAATTGGCGTCGCGATTAATGTTGTTATTTCACAGCTTGTTCAAGTATTGAGAATCCCGCTATATTTAGATGCGATTGGCACCATGCTGGTGGCAATGATTGCGGGTCCGTGGGTTGGTATGGTGACAGGTGGCCTAACGAATGTTATCAAGTCAATCTTTGCTCCGACTGAACTGCCGTTTGCGATTGTTTCAATGATTATTGGACTTACCGTCGGCTATTTTTCTATCAAAAAAATGTTTACTAGCATAGGAAAAACATTGATTGCAGGTATTATTTTAACCCTTATCGTAATCATCTCTGCTACACCTATCAGCGTTCTGTTATACGGCGGCTCCACTGGCGATGCTTCTTCATCCGTAACGGCCGTTTTATTGGCATCTGGCCAGCAAATCTGGGAGGCTGTATTCACGAAAAATATTATTGTCGAAAGTATTGATAAGATTCTGTCTTTATTAATCACTTACACCATTGTGAAGAAGATGTCTGATCGTTATCTTTCTAAGCATAATTACGGAGGAAATTTTTTTAAATCCTAG
- a CDS encoding nucleoside hydrolase: protein MSIPIIIDCDPGIDDALAILLAISSDELDLKLITTCAGNQTSDKITANALKLVSYVGEEIEVARGARRPLINELVLAEVAHGETGFGGVELGEPHYPESSRSALEAMRETILSSPQKVTIVAIGPLTNIALLIKSHPEVIENIDHLSIMGGACYGGNRTPAAEFNIYVDPDAAKIVFNSGIPITMFGLDVTNQIPMYKEDIDRIRHIGNKTGTAVAGMLDFYFRDGRADAMHDPCAVAHLIDPSLFTVTPCNVEVETKGEFTRGMTVVDKEHRMGKPKNVDVAFEVDRERILDLLYHAIENLN from the coding sequence ATGTCCATACCAATTATTATTGACTGCGATCCAGGAATTGACGACGCATTAGCCATACTATTGGCAATTTCCTCTGATGAACTGGATTTAAAACTCATCACCACCTGCGCGGGCAATCAGACCAGTGACAAGATCACCGCTAATGCTTTAAAGCTCGTCAGCTATGTCGGCGAAGAAATTGAAGTGGCCCGAGGTGCCCGTAGACCGTTAATCAATGAATTAGTGCTCGCGGAAGTTGCCCATGGCGAAACTGGTTTTGGTGGAGTGGAATTGGGCGAGCCTCATTATCCGGAAAGCAGCCGCTCAGCCTTGGAAGCGATGCGGGAAACGATTCTAAGCTCCCCGCAGAAGGTGACGATTGTGGCGATTGGACCACTTACCAATATTGCCTTGTTGATTAAGTCCCATCCGGAGGTCATTGAAAATATTGACCACCTATCGATTATGGGTGGAGCATGTTATGGCGGCAACCGTACTCCTGCGGCAGAATTCAATATTTATGTTGATCCCGATGCTGCAAAAATTGTTTTTAACTCAGGGATTCCGATTACGATGTTTGGCCTAGATGTCACCAACCAAATTCCGATGTACAAAGAAGATATTGACCGAATCCGCCACATCGGCAATAAAACGGGGACAGCTGTCGCAGGTATGCTTGATTTTTATTTCAGAGATGGCCGGGCCGATGCGATGCATGATCCATGTGCCGTGGCACATCTGATTGACCCATCATTATTTACGGTTACACCGTGCAATGTCGAAGTCGAGACGAAGGGGGAGTTTACGAGAGGGATGACCGTGGTTGATAAGGAACATCGCATGGGCAAACCGAAAAACGTCGATGTCGCCTTTGAGGTCGACCGTGAACGAATTCTTGATTTGCTGTACCATGCGATTGAAAATTTGAACTAA
- a CDS encoding LacI family DNA-binding transcriptional regulator, producing the protein MSITIKDIAKKANVSITTVSRVLNQKTEGISKSTRKRVLEIIEELGYRPNSIARSMITKQTNTIGLIIPDIRNPFFPELVRGVEDFLNQHSYNVFLCNTDGDPKRELEYVSLLKEKNVDGIIFTYSCAETIQQLEDILSVEKIPFVLLDRGVEDHKFSVVSIHNEKAGYLATQHLIELMHTQIGCITGPTSYPNSKARLQGYQRALAEAGIASNPDLIVEGDFQMEGGYLAARELLAKQKVTAVFAFNDLMAFGVYQAAAEMGISIPDDLSVVGFDNIKYNQLLHPRLTTIEQSVYEMGKLSAEILFEQMTKGGDAVTKTQYLEPALILRESTKKLET; encoded by the coding sequence GTGTCAATAACAATTAAAGATATTGCCAAAAAAGCAAATGTTTCGATAACCACGGTCTCGCGGGTACTGAATCAAAAGACGGAAGGCATTAGCAAGTCAACGCGCAAAAGAGTTCTTGAAATTATTGAGGAACTTGGCTATCGACCGAATTCGATTGCCAGAAGTATGATTACCAAACAGACAAACACCATTGGGTTAATTATTCCAGACATTCGGAACCCGTTCTTTCCCGAGCTTGTCAGGGGCGTTGAGGATTTTTTAAATCAGCATTCCTATAATGTTTTTTTATGCAATACAGACGGAGACCCGAAGAGAGAGTTGGAGTATGTAAGCTTATTGAAGGAAAAAAATGTTGATGGGATTATTTTTACCTATTCTTGTGCTGAAACCATCCAACAGCTCGAAGATATCCTTTCAGTTGAGAAAATTCCATTCGTGTTACTTGACCGAGGTGTGGAAGATCACAAGTTTAGCGTTGTCTCGATACATAACGAAAAAGCGGGTTATCTCGCAACCCAGCACTTAATCGAGCTCATGCATACCCAAATCGGCTGTATTACAGGGCCAACCAGCTATCCAAACTCGAAAGCCCGCTTGCAAGGGTACCAAAGAGCTTTGGCTGAAGCAGGGATTGCCTCCAACCCGGACCTGATTGTTGAAGGTGATTTTCAAATGGAGGGCGGGTACCTTGCCGCCAGAGAACTTTTAGCGAAACAGAAAGTGACCGCGGTTTTTGCGTTTAACGATTTAATGGCGTTTGGTGTTTATCAAGCCGCCGCCGAAATGGGTATTTCCATTCCCGATGACCTCTCGGTTGTGGGGTTTGACAATATTAAATATAACCAGTTATTGCACCCGAGATTAACGACCATTGAGCAATCTGTTTACGAGATGGGCAAGCTCTCCGCCGAAATTCTCTTCGAACAAATGACCAAGGGAGGTGATGCCGTAACGAAAACCCAGTACCTAGAACCAGCGTTAATTTTACGTGAAAGTACAAAAAAACTAGAAACCTAG
- a CDS encoding nucleoside deaminase, which yields MINDSDLKHLRRCIELAKDALEIGDEPFGSVLVSANGDVLAEDHNHVAGGDHTQHPEFALARWAAANMTSEERSKATVYTSGEHCPMCAAAHGWVGLGRIVYASSSEQLVQWLSEMGVNESRVRNLPIQDVIRDSTIDGPVPELAKQVRQLHRQFYEKRR from the coding sequence ATGATAAATGATTCAGATTTGAAGCATCTGCGACGGTGTATTGAACTTGCAAAGGATGCTTTGGAGATTGGTGACGAGCCGTTCGGTTCAGTCCTTGTCTCAGCCAACGGAGACGTGCTTGCAGAAGACCATAACCACGTTGCAGGTGGTGACCATACCCAACACCCGGAATTTGCTTTGGCGCGCTGGGCAGCCGCGAACATGACATCTGAAGAAAGAAGCAAGGCGACTGTATATACCTCGGGCGAACATTGCCCGATGTGCGCCGCGGCACACGGCTGGGTTGGTTTAGGTCGGATCGTTTATGCAAGTTCATCCGAACAGCTGGTACAATGGCTGAGTGAAATGGGGGTTAATGAATCGCGCGTTCGTAATCTTCCGATCCAAGATGTTATTCGTGATTCAACAATTGACGGCCCTGTTCCTGAACTCGCGAAGCAAGTTCGCCAACTCCATCGCCAGTTTTACGAGAAGAGACGTTGA